From the Candidatus Peregrinibacteria bacterium genome, one window contains:
- a CDS encoding MBL fold metallo-hydrolase, translated as MQIHFHGAAGGVTGSKHIVEVRGKKILLDCGMYQGQRTKSMELNKTLPFNPQDIDAVLLSHAHIDHSGLLPLLVKNGYMGNIWCTPATADILTPMLLDAAHIQEADAQYFLRKKHLRETAIFPIEPLYTTEDAQTTLTLVRKQPRGERLEIFPEVFVTFLNAGHVLGSAQIVIEGDGKIIAFTGDYGRKGRKIIRDPDVIPKADVIISESTYGGRFHEPVSETLDKLATIINDTAARGGKIIIPSFALERTQEILYDLHILFHESRIPEIPVFVDSPLATKFTEIFEKNESLFDEETREYFTSNGMNPFTFSSLHHTNTTDESKALNSRPGPFIVISASGMCEAGRIRHHLKNSISDPKNTILIVGYMAQHTLGRKLVEKFREVKIFDQIYPVRAEIRVLNGLSGHGDQEDLLRNINGISGLQKVFLVHGDPDQSNAFKEKLQETRPDLTVTIPVPGETAEV; from the coding sequence ATGCAAATTCATTTCCATGGTGCTGCTGGGGGCGTTACCGGATCGAAACATATTGTAGAAGTAAGAGGAAAAAAAATTCTCCTCGATTGTGGTATGTATCAAGGGCAACGAACAAAATCTATGGAACTCAACAAAACACTCCCCTTTAATCCGCAAGATATTGATGCCGTACTTCTCTCCCATGCCCATATCGACCATTCTGGACTCCTGCCACTTCTCGTAAAAAATGGCTACATGGGGAATATCTGGTGCACTCCTGCTACCGCCGACATTTTGACACCTATGCTTCTTGATGCCGCTCACATTCAAGAGGCAGATGCACAATACTTCCTCCGAAAAAAACACCTCCGAGAAACGGCGATTTTTCCTATTGAACCGCTCTACACTACCGAAGACGCACAAACAACACTTACTCTTGTTCGAAAACAACCAAGAGGGGAGCGACTTGAAATCTTTCCAGAAGTATTTGTGACTTTTTTAAATGCCGGACATGTTCTTGGAAGCGCGCAAATTGTTATTGAAGGAGATGGAAAAATTATTGCCTTTACCGGAGATTATGGACGAAAAGGACGAAAAATTATTCGTGATCCCGATGTTATCCCCAAGGCAGATGTCATTATTTCAGAATCAACCTATGGTGGGCGTTTTCATGAGCCGGTATCAGAAACTCTCGATAAACTTGCCACCATTATCAATGACACCGCCGCACGAGGCGGAAAGATTATCATCCCAAGCTTTGCCCTCGAACGAACACAGGAGATTCTCTACGATTTGCATATTCTTTTTCATGAATCTCGTATTCCAGAAATTCCTGTATTTGTTGATTCTCCTCTCGCAACAAAATTTACTGAGATTTTTGAAAAAAACGAATCGTTGTTCGATGAAGAAACGCGAGAATATTTTACGTCAAACGGCATGAATCCGTTTACCTTCTCTTCACTTCATCACACGAACACAACAGATGAAAGCAAGGCACTCAATAGTCGCCCAGGACCGTTTATCGTTATTTCTGCAAGTGGCATGTGTGAAGCAGGTCGTATTCGACATCACCTGAAGAATTCTATTTCCGATCCAAAAAATACCATTCTCATTGTTGGATACATGGCACAGCACACTCTTGGACGAAAGCTTGTGGAAAAGTTTCGAGAAGTGAAAATTTTTGATCAAATCTATCCTGTACGGGCAGAAATACGAGTACTCAATGGACTTTCGGGTCATGGAGATCAAGAGGATCTTCTTCGAAATATCAACGGCATTTCAGGACTTCAAAAAGTTTTTCTCGTTCATGGTGATCCCGATCAATCAAATGCGTTCAAAGAAAAATTACAAGAAACTCGTCCAGATCTTACGGTAACTATCCCTGTTCCAGGGGAGACAGCGGAAGTGTAA
- the rpsR gene encoding 30S ribosomal protein S18, producing the protein MFQKKKCFFCQQKMKHIDYKNASLLHLYLDYFNSIKRREHTGTCLRHQKILSCSIKRARHLALCGFVR; encoded by the coding sequence ATGTTTCAGAAAAAAAAGTGTTTCTTCTGCCAGCAAAAGATGAAACATATCGATTATAAAAACGCATCACTTCTCCATTTGTATCTCGATTATTTTAACTCCATTAAGAGAAGGGAGCACACGGGGACTTGTCTTCGACACCAGAAAATATTGTCCTGTTCTATTAAGCGCGCTCGGCACTTAGCGCTGTGTGGGTTTGTACGATAA
- the rplU gene encoding 50S ribosomal protein L21, translated as MFAIFTTGGKQYRAEKGGVLRVEKLLEAEGEEVIFPEVFLVSDEKKTDIGTPFVTGARVVAKIKQQGKNDKIRVLKFQPKKRHKIVRGHRQSFTEIEVVNIVTGAPQKKAEKTSSPENETPETSS; from the coding sequence ATGTTCGCCATTTTTACGACCGGAGGAAAACAGTATCGAGCGGAAAAAGGAGGAGTGCTTCGTGTAGAAAAGCTCTTAGAAGCGGAGGGAGAAGAGGTAATTTTTCCCGAAGTCTTTCTTGTCTCTGATGAAAAAAAGACTGATATTGGAACTCCGTTTGTCACAGGAGCAAGAGTTGTCGCAAAGATAAAGCAACAGGGAAAGAATGATAAAATTCGAGTTTTAAAATTTCAGCCAAAAAAGCGACATAAAATAGTTCGTGGACATCGCCAGTCTTTTACTGAAATCGAAGTAGTGAACATCGTTACCGGAGCGCCACAAAAAAAAGCTGAAAAAACATCTTCTCCAGAAAACGAAACACCTGAAACCTCATCGTAA
- a CDS encoding 3-dehydroquinate synthase II, translated as MKKLFWVDLRNFEKNLFTAAVEAGADAILLSKGKSKEAKELAKIMTIAEDGDLVLGKDVELVNISQKSDEDTVVSFHGKIPVILENADWTIIPLENLISKTTNLIQSVSSPQEAKLALKVMERGADGVLLKPVSVNDILETGRTIRDAESETLVLEIVTITEMKPVTMSDRCCIDTTSLLPSGTGFLVGDSGKAMFLVHNENVEGLYCATRPFRVNSGAVHAYIRLPHNRTKYLCELNSGDEVLAVSPDGKGQVVAVGRNKIERRPMLLVIAENKEGKKVSLVLQNAETIRLTTPEGKPASVTRLIKGDKVLAFFGSGAGRHFGEEIHETIQEK; from the coding sequence ATGAAAAAACTCTTCTGGGTTGATCTTCGCAATTTCGAGAAAAATCTTTTTACTGCGGCAGTAGAAGCTGGGGCAGATGCTATACTCCTTTCCAAAGGAAAATCAAAAGAGGCAAAAGAGCTCGCCAAAATAATGACCATCGCAGAAGATGGCGATTTGGTGCTCGGAAAAGACGTAGAACTCGTGAATATTTCGCAAAAATCGGATGAAGATACTGTGGTGAGCTTTCATGGAAAAATACCAGTCATCTTAGAAAATGCGGATTGGACCATTATTCCCCTAGAAAATCTTATCTCTAAAACAACAAACCTTATTCAAAGCGTATCTTCTCCACAAGAAGCAAAACTCGCACTCAAGGTAATGGAACGTGGTGCTGATGGAGTACTTTTAAAGCCAGTCTCTGTAAACGACATCCTTGAAACCGGAAGAACGATTCGAGATGCAGAAAGCGAGACACTTGTGCTCGAAATCGTAACGATTACTGAAATGAAACCAGTTACTATGAGTGATCGGTGTTGTATCGATACCACCTCGCTTCTTCCTTCGGGTACAGGTTTTCTTGTGGGAGATTCGGGGAAAGCAATGTTTCTCGTACACAACGAAAATGTAGAAGGTCTGTACTGTGCAACGCGCCCATTTCGGGTAAACTCCGGTGCGGTTCATGCGTATATTCGCTTGCCGCATAACCGCACAAAATATCTCTGCGAACTCAATTCGGGAGACGAAGTGCTCGCCGTGAGTCCCGATGGAAAAGGACAGGTGGTTGCGGTGGGACGAAATAAAATTGAACGACGCCCCATGCTTCTTGTTATAGCAGAGAATAAGGAGGGAAAAAAAGTTTCTCTGGTTCTTCAAAATGCAGAAACGATTCGCCTCACCACTCCCGAGGGAAAACCAGCTTCTGTAACGCGTCTTATTAAGGGTGATAAAGTTCTCGCTTTTTTTGGCAGTGGTGCCGGACGACATTTTGGAGAAGAAATTCATGAAACCATTCAAGAAAAGTAA
- the rpsF gene encoding 30S ribosomal protein S6: protein MTHPSPLPEYEVTLLLIPSLSEKETQEYFEKVLQEKFVEEGGTISVRDFWGKQVLAYPIRKEEAAWYMTFRATLPKEKLAEIDEEIRLDGKILRHLIVKTEKDEIFMTLEEIKKWNNTHLAKDEKEEEDDILPTRKKTPSPRSEQKEVEDSSEKTKEVKKPSSSEKQVSKDEIDRKIDEILGGDLDL, encoded by the coding sequence ATGACTCACCCTTCTCCTCTTCCCGAATACGAGGTAACACTCCTCCTCATTCCTTCTCTCTCTGAAAAAGAGACGCAGGAGTATTTTGAAAAAGTGCTCCAAGAGAAGTTTGTAGAAGAAGGAGGCACTATAAGTGTTCGTGATTTCTGGGGAAAACAAGTACTTGCCTACCCAATAAGAAAAGAAGAGGCTGCTTGGTACATGACTTTTCGTGCGACACTCCCAAAAGAAAAGCTTGCGGAGATTGATGAGGAAATTCGTCTTGATGGAAAAATCCTTCGGCATCTTATTGTCAAAACAGAAAAGGATGAGATATTTATGACACTTGAAGAGATAAAAAAATGGAATAATACCCATCTCGCCAAGGACGAAAAAGAAGAGGAAGACGATATTCTTCCAACACGAAAGAAAACACCTTCACCACGCTCAGAGCAAAAAGAGGTAGAAGATTCTTCGGAAAAAACAAAAGAAGTCAAAAAACCTTCGTCTTCTGAAAAGCAGGTGAGCAAGGATGAAATCGATCGAAAAATTGATGAGATCCTTGGAGGCGATCTCGATCTCTAA
- the ssb gene encoding single-stranded DNA-binding protein: MVSLNRITIIGYLTETPQVRQIANGTSVTDLNIKTIENITKEDGSPITISTYHNVNAWRRLAEIAGDYCRAGSPIYICGRVKTDSWETEDGQKRYKTKIIADDLILLESQKNTESLSEDSLLFGCVNTGEILGNVTKEPELRQTTNGQHVATIRVATNRRWQDRNSGEQREETEYHAIVVWGELAKESAERIKTGAKLYARGRMQTRSWETPDGEKRYSTELVADKIVLPGGKNEELAVSAPVQTGNTEASPSPKKSTGEENPDAKIPEIPEIKYESDIKPEDLPF, translated from the coding sequence ATGGTTTCTCTTAATCGCATTACAATTATCGGATATCTTACCGAAACTCCTCAAGTTCGACAAATTGCCAATGGGACAAGCGTAACGGATTTAAATATCAAAACTATCGAGAATATCACTAAAGAAGACGGTTCACCCATTACCATTAGCACCTATCACAATGTAAATGCTTGGCGCCGACTTGCAGAAATTGCCGGAGATTACTGTCGAGCCGGAAGTCCCATCTATATTTGTGGTCGTGTCAAAACTGATTCATGGGAAACAGAAGATGGTCAGAAGCGTTACAAAACGAAAATTATTGCGGATGATCTCATCCTTTTAGAATCACAGAAAAATACAGAGTCTCTTTCAGAAGACTCTCTGCTTTTTGGGTGTGTGAACACAGGAGAGATACTTGGAAATGTGACAAAAGAACCAGAGCTTCGCCAAACAACAAATGGACAACATGTCGCAACTATTCGTGTTGCTACCAATAGACGTTGGCAAGATCGAAATTCAGGGGAACAACGTGAAGAAACGGAATATCACGCCATTGTCGTCTGGGGAGAATTGGCAAAAGAATCGGCAGAGCGCATAAAAACCGGAGCAAAACTCTATGCTCGTGGACGAATGCAAACCCGAAGCTGGGAAACACCAGACGGAGAAAAGCGTTACAGCACAGAGCTTGTGGCAGATAAAATTGTTCTTCCGGGCGGAAAAAATGAGGAACTCGCTGTAAGTGCTCCAGTACAAACAGGAAATACTGAAGCATCACCTTCTCCAAAAAAATCGACAGGAGAAGAAAATCCTGATGCAAAAATTCCCGAAATTCCAGAGATTAAATACGAGTCAGATATCAAGCCCGAAGATTTGCCATTTTAA
- a CDS encoding DedA family protein, with the protein MEIFLESAKLFVEEYGLLGLFLFSFTEAFINPIPVAPVLGFALLLGISPSSAFCVTLIANLLGGCMGYTLGIKLGHPVALKIFGGGRMETAEKFFKKWGDASIFLLAFTPLPFKVGTWAAGIFEMRFWRFFVSATIGRTLHFGLVVGTVLFGWAFFSFLTS; encoded by the coding sequence ATGGAAATCTTTCTCGAATCGGCAAAACTCTTTGTAGAAGAATACGGACTTCTTGGGCTTTTCCTTTTCTCCTTTACCGAAGCATTCATTAATCCTATTCCAGTAGCACCTGTTCTTGGGTTTGCATTGCTTCTCGGTATCTCTCCTTCTTCCGCTTTTTGTGTGACGCTTATTGCCAATCTTCTCGGCGGATGTATGGGATACACGCTCGGCATAAAATTGGGGCACCCCGTGGCTCTAAAAATATTTGGGGGGGGAAGGATGGAAACGGCAGAGAAGTTTTTCAAAAAATGGGGAGACGCAAGCATATTTCTTCTTGCTTTTACTCCACTTCCGTTTAAGGTGGGTACTTGGGCGGCAGGCATTTTTGAAATGCGCTTTTGGCGATTTTTCGTGTCTGCCACTATTGGTCGAACACTTCATTTTGGACTCGTCGTAGGAACTGTACTTTTTGGATGGGCTTTTTTCTCATTTCTAACATCATGA
- the recR gene encoding recombination protein RecR, protein MSSGLPPSLERLIEALRMLPSVGQKTATRLAFFLLRKPEEVRHRLGNAILEAGISLKKCEICGHFSEETYCDICQDDTREKNRICVVEDSLDLLAIERTGSYRGLYHVLGGALAPLEGIGPGDIRIHELVSRLEHGDVSEIILATNPTLEGEATATLVVRKCESFQGLIMTRLARGIPVGGDVEYADEITLTRALENRLRY, encoded by the coding sequence ATGTCTTCAGGACTTCCCCCTTCTCTTGAGCGACTTATAGAAGCACTGAGAATGCTTCCAAGTGTTGGACAAAAAACCGCAACGCGTTTAGCTTTTTTTCTCCTCCGAAAACCGGAAGAGGTGCGACATCGTCTTGGAAATGCCATTCTTGAAGCAGGAATATCTCTAAAAAAATGTGAAATATGCGGTCATTTTTCTGAAGAGACATATTGTGACATCTGCCAAGATGACACACGAGAAAAAAATCGTATTTGTGTTGTGGAAGACTCCCTCGATCTCCTCGCTATTGAGCGCACCGGTTCGTATCGAGGACTGTATCATGTTCTTGGTGGAGCACTGGCACCACTTGAAGGAATTGGTCCGGGAGATATTCGTATTCACGAACTTGTTTCGCGTCTTGAGCACGGAGATGTTTCTGAGATAATTCTTGCCACAAATCCAACGCTCGAAGGAGAAGCAACTGCAACGCTAGTAGTGCGAAAATGCGAATCATTTCAAGGATTGATTATGACGCGACTGGCACGTGGTATTCCGGTAGGAGGAGACGTAGAATATGCGGATGAAATTACACTTACTCGGGCACTGGAGAATCGACTTCGGTATTAA